One segment of Physeter macrocephalus isolate SW-GA chromosome 3, ASM283717v5, whole genome shotgun sequence DNA contains the following:
- the LOC129391818 gene encoding protein-arginine deiminase type-1-like produces the protein MKQNSAGSTWEVEVNMVVLDKYLGIPKPFGPIINGGCCLEEKVRSLLEPLGLCCIFIDDYLSYHKLLGEIHCGTNVRRKPFPFKWWHVVP, from the exons ATGAAACAGAACAGCGCTGGTTCTACTTGGGAGGTGGAG GTGAACATGGTGGTTTTAGACAAGTACCTGGGCATCCCCAAACCTTTCGGGCCCATAATCAATGGCGGCTGCTGCCTGGAGGAGAAGGTACGGTCCCTTTTGGAGCCTCTGGGCCTCTGCTGTATCTTCATCGATGACTACTTGTCCTACCACAAGCTGCTTGGAGAGATCCACTGCGGCACCAACGTGCGCCGGAAGCCCTTTCCCTTCAAGTGGTGGCACGTGGTGCCCTGA
- the SDHB gene encoding succinate dehydrogenase [ubiquinone] iron-sulfur subunit, mitochondrial, with the protein MIKCREIELHINTTGSVCYFCEFFFFFFFLVSCGPMVLDALIKIKNEIDSTLTFRRSCREGICGSCAMNINGGNTLACTRRIDINLNKVSKIYPLPHMYVIKDLVPDLSNFYAQYKSIEPYLKKKDESQEGKEQYLQSIEDREKLDGLYECILCACCSTSCPSYWWNGDKYLGPAVLMQAYRWMIDSRDDFTEERLAKLQDPFSLYRCHTIMNCTNSCPKGLNPGKAIAEIKKMMATYKEKKASA; encoded by the exons ATGATAAAGTGTAGGGAGATTGAACTTCACATAAATACAACTGGGtctgtttgttatttttgtgagttttttttcttttttttttttttggtcagctGTGGTCCTATGGTGTTGGATGCTTTAATCAAGATTAAGAATGAAATTGATTCTACCTTGACCTTCCGAAGATCGTGCAGAGAAG GCATCTGCGGCTCCTGTGCCATGAACATCAATGGAGGCAACACTCTCGCTTGTACCCGAAGGATTGACATCAACCTCAACAAAGTTTCAAAAATCTACCCTCTTCCACATATGTATGTGATAAAGGATCTTGTTCCT GATTTGAGCAACTTCTATGCCCAGTACAAGTCCATTGAGCCTTATTTAAAGAAGAAGGATgaatcccaggaaggcaaggagcAGTATCTGCAGTCCATAGAAGATCGTGAGAAACTG GACGGGCTCTATGAGTGCATTCTCTGCGCCTGCTGCAGCACCAGCTGCCCGAGTTACTGGTGGAATGGAGACAAGTACTTGGGACCCGCGGTTCTTATGCAG GCCTATCGCTGGATGATCGACTCCAGAGACGACTTCACAGAGGAGCGCCTGGCCAAGCTGCAGGACCCGTTCTCTCTGTACCGCTGCCACACCATCATGAACTGCACGAATTCCTGTCCCAAG GGGCTGAATCCAGGGAAAGCTATTGctgaaatcaagaaaatgatggcaacctataaggaaaagaaagcttCAGCTTAA